GCACCGAGGTGCGCGTCCTCGACGACGACGGCAACCCCCTTCCGAACCGGTGCACGGGGGAAATCGCCGTCCGGGGGCCGTGCCTGTTCTCGGGGTACCTCCGCCTCCCGGAGGAGACGGCCGCGGTCCTGCGGGACGGCTGGTTCCGGACGGGAGACATCGGCTACGTCTCGGAGGGTGGGCTCTTCATCTGCGACCGGAAGAAAGACCTCATCATCGCCGGGGGGCACAACGTCTACCCGCTCCACGTGGAGGAGGCCGCCGGGTTCGTGCTGGGGGACCACCTCCGGGAAGCGGCGGCCTTCGGCGTCACCGACCCGGACCTCGGGACCGAGACCGCGGTCCTGGTGTGCGTGCTGCGGCCCGGCCTGACGGAAGCGGAGCTCGCGGAGCGCTTCGCGGCCGTCCGGCGGCGGGTCCGGCAGGAACTGGACATCGCGCTGACGGACATCCTGTCCGTGCGCAGCAACTGGGTGTCCCGGACCACCAGCGGCAAGGTTTCCCGGCGGGGCTGCCGGGAGCGCTACCTCCGGGAGCGCGCCGGCGAGAAGCCGCCCGGGGGGCGTGCCGCCGCCGCGGAGGGGGGATGGCGCTCCCGGGAGGACGCGGAACGCGAGCTGGGGGCCGTCTTCGCGCGGTCCCTGGGCCGGGAGAGCGTCCCCCGGGACGCCGACCTGTTCGCCCTCGGCGTCACGTCCCTGGAGGCGGTCCGCCGGATCCTGAAGTGGGAGGACGCCGCGGGCCGCCGCATCGACGTGGAGGCGTGGGTGGCCGAGCCCACCGTCGCCCGCCTGGCGGCTTTGCTCTGCGGTCTCCCTCCGGCCCGGCCGGCGGCAGGGTCCGAACCCGGGCCCCAACCCCGGAGACCGGCGAGCCGCCGCACGCCGGGGCCGTCCGTTTCTCCCGGTGCGGTGTCGCCGGTTCGCCGCGAGCCGCCGCCCCCCCGGTTCCCGTACGGCCTCGGCAGCCGCCTGCAGCGCCTCTGGCTGTCGAGTGCCGTCGTCCGCCGGGCCGCCTTCGCCGGGCCGGTGTCGGTCCTCGAGCGATGGCTCCGCGAACGGGGCACACCCGGGGACCGGGCGACCGTGATCCTCAACCTCATGGTCAACACCTGGGTGCACTGGCGGGTCCGTTCTCTCATCCGGCCGGACAACGCCGCCCACTGGATCTCGGTGACCGGTGCGGAGCAGCTTCGGGCCGTGGCGCAGGAGGGGCGGGGGCAGGTGGTGGTCGGCCAGCACTACCCCCTGATGGGCCTGCTCCGGTGGTACAACCAGGCCTTCCACGGGGGCGCGTTCCGCTTCTTCCATCCCCAACGCCACGGCATGGAGCAGCGGGAGCGGGGCCGCACCCTGGAAGTCTACGCCGCCCAGCGCCACCTCGAGGCGGGGAAGCCCCTCTGGATCATGGGGGACGGCCTCGGGGGGAAGGAGCAGGTTAGGGTTCCCTTCCACGGTCACGGGCGGGCCTTCCGGCCGGGCCCGGCGGAGCTGGCCGTCCGGACGGGGGCCGCGTTCATCCCCGTCTTTGTCGGCATGGACCTCGCCGGGAGGGTGCGGATCGAGTTCGCCCCGGACCTTGCGGCGGTCCCCCCGGGGGGGGACGACCCCGTCCGCGCCCTGCTGGTTCGCTACGCGGACCTCCTGGCCGGGCGGTGGGCCGCCGACCTCCCCAACCTCAAGTGGAAGCACCTGGCCCGCTACCTCGAGCAACCCCTCGATGACGGGGACGAGGAGGAGGACTGACCCCCCCGCTCGACGGCCCGCACGGAAAGCGGCCGCGGCCTCCGGCGGCGCGCGGGAGCTTCCTCGCGGCCGGCGGACGGGTGCGGTCGCGCCGGGGCTCACAACCCCCTGAAGGGGCTTTGCGGACGGTGCCAGGGCGGTGGCGGCTCCGGCGGGCGCACCGGGATCGGCTCCCGAACCGCTTCGACGGTGACGACCGGTTCCCAGGGGTCGCCGGTCTCCCGGCTCGCGGCCAGCGTCGCCGCCAACCAGCTCACCATCCGTCCCAGGGCCTCCAGGAACGCCCACCCGTCGGCGTCCTCCGAGCCGTAATCGTAATCTCCGGCCGGACACTCCCCCGGGTGCCCCGCGGCGAACCGCCCGAACGATCCGCCCCGACCTTCGCCGGGGCCGTCGTTCCTCCCGCCGGCCGACCCCGCCGGCCGGGTCCCGCTCCCGTCGTCGGGGGTGCCGGATTCCCGCGCGGAGCGTCCGCTCCCGTCCGGGGTTTCCGCGTCCTGCAGGCCGCCCCTCCCGCCGTGTTCC
This genomic interval from Acidobacteriota bacterium contains the following:
- a CDS encoding AMP-binding protein; the encoded protein is MENLDAFNTPLAAFRHQVARFPDKPALVFLGPQGETDRLSYARLDRAARCSALALERAGLMPGELVILALDHEPALVSAFFGALYAGVAPAVFPYLDPASPREAWRDRLCHHARSVEARAVLARPDVRDELAERFRDGGCAVVSPPPEPGVGEGSADAGPAPEPDPRSLCYVQFSSGTTGMPKGVMLSHAAALQQVRAIQAYGEATSADVNVGWLPFFHDMGLAMHLLLPVLTGGTCVTIPPGVWVRRPWLLLQAVHRYRGSIGQMPNFAFQHCLKHVDDRHLEGADLSSLRVLVNGAEPIQAEVMDCFTERFSPWGFSRNVLCMGYGMAEYFFVASTTPRKPWVTETVSLASLRPGRGVEAVPPGTPGSRTLVSCGPLSIGTEVRVLDDDGNPLPNRCTGEIAVRGPCLFSGYLRLPEETAAVLRDGWFRTGDIGYVSEGGLFICDRKKDLIIAGGHNVYPLHVEEAAGFVLGDHLREAAAFGVTDPDLGTETAVLVCVLRPGLTEAELAERFAAVRRRVRQELDIALTDILSVRSNWVSRTTSGKVSRRGCRERYLRERAGEKPPGGRAAAAEGGWRSREDAERELGAVFARSLGRESVPRDADLFALGVTSLEAVRRILKWEDAAGRRIDVEAWVAEPTVARLAALLCGLPPARPAAGSEPGPQPRRPASRRTPGPSVSPGAVSPVRREPPPPRFPYGLGSRLQRLWLSSAVVRRAAFAGPVSVLERWLRERGTPGDRATVILNLMVNTWVHWRVRSLIRPDNAAHWISVTGAEQLRAVAQEGRGQVVVGQHYPLMGLLRWYNQAFHGGAFRFFHPQRHGMEQRERGRTLEVYAAQRHLEAGKPLWIMGDGLGGKEQVRVPFHGHGRAFRPGPAELAVRTGAAFIPVFVGMDLAGRVRIEFAPDLAAVPPGGDDPVRALLVRYADLLAGRWAADLPNLKWKHLARYLEQPLDDGDEEED